The following proteins come from a genomic window of Candidatus Sulfotelmatobacter sp.:
- a CDS encoding DNA polymerase IV: ASCSYEARRFGLKAGMTLTEAKRRCPQAVILDGHAQIYRCFAEVIFAHCRDLSPAVETYLDEAYCDLSGTERLHGDVMAAARALKEAIREETGLTVTCGIGPNRMLAKLIGKTVKPAGLARIAAEDADAFLCERPIEQLAGVGHAHAKTLRSMNLLTIGALRALPVETLEALFGVAGRLLYERCRGRDTAPVTVREIPLSISRETSFHRDTAEATVLDGMIEYLVGRACHAARELGLKARTIGVRLRYQDGEGAEQERSLRSPSEADPVVLETALALMRKLFTRRVALHALGITLSNFVPASGEQGALFDEREAGRRAALYRAFDRVRGAYGHGVLVSGRALHLKGRLTEDRHGFVLRTPSLTK, encoded by the coding sequence GCGTCGTGTTCGTACGAGGCGCGCCGCTTCGGGCTCAAGGCCGGCATGACGCTCACCGAAGCGAAGCGCCGCTGCCCTCAGGCCGTGATCCTCGATGGCCACGCACAGATCTATCGTTGCTTTGCCGAGGTGATTTTCGCGCACTGCCGCGATCTTTCGCCGGCGGTAGAGACCTATCTCGACGAAGCCTATTGCGATCTCTCGGGCACCGAGCGCCTGCACGGCGACGTGATGGCGGCGGCGCGCGCGCTGAAAGAAGCGATCCGCGAAGAGACCGGGCTCACCGTGACCTGCGGCATCGGCCCGAATCGCATGCTGGCGAAGCTGATCGGCAAGACCGTGAAGCCCGCCGGCCTCGCGCGGATCGCGGCCGAAGACGCCGACGCCTTCCTGTGCGAGCGGCCGATCGAGCAGCTCGCCGGCGTCGGCCACGCGCACGCGAAGACGCTGCGCTCGATGAACCTGCTCACCATCGGCGCGCTGCGCGCCCTGCCGGTCGAAACGCTCGAGGCGCTGTTCGGCGTGGCCGGCCGCCTGCTCTACGAGCGCTGCCGCGGGCGCGACACGGCGCCGGTCACGGTGCGCGAGATTCCGCTCTCGATCTCGCGCGAGACCTCGTTCCACCGCGACACCGCCGAAGCCACGGTGCTCGACGGCATGATCGAGTACCTGGTCGGTCGCGCCTGCCACGCCGCGCGCGAGCTCGGCCTCAAGGCGCGCACCATCGGCGTGCGGCTGCGCTACCAGGACGGCGAGGGCGCCGAGCAGGAACGCTCGCTGCGCTCGCCGTCGGAAGCCGATCCGGTGGTGCTCGAGACGGCGCTCGCGCTGATGCGCAAGCTGTTCACGCGGCGCGTGGCGCTGCATGCGCTGGGCATCACGCTCTCCAACTTCGTGCCGGCGTCGGGCGAGCAGGGGGCACTCTTCGACGAGCGCGAGGCCGGCCGCCGCGCCGCGCTCTACCGCGCCTTCGATCGCGTGCGTGGCGCCTACGGCCACGGCGTGCTGGTCTCGGGCCGCGCGCTCCATCTCAAGGGCAGGCTCACCGAGGATCGCCATGGTTTCGTGCTGCGCACCCCGTCGTTGACCAAGTAG